The following coding sequences are from one Verrucosispora sp. WMMD573 window:
- a CDS encoding PQQ-dependent sugar dehydrogenase, translating into MRTTRHPARWSTSASALLLVVTAGTVAIAGPTPARAHPIVASDFQQVTLAKGVAEVGEPMTLAVLPDRSVLHTARNGTVRRTDAAGTTTVIGTVSVYTHDEEGLQGIGVDPNFASNRHIFLYYAPPLSTPSGDAPATASDFSAWQGVNRLSRFTLNADFTLNQSSKVDVLDVPADRGMCCHVGGDIDFDAAGNLYLSTGDDTNPFDSGGYSPLDERTNRNPAYDAQRSAANTNDLRGKILRIKVNANGSYSIPAGNMFAPGTARTRPEIYAMGFRNPFRMSVDKATGVVYVGDYGPDAGSTSARGPSGQVEFNRVTGPGFYGWPYCTGTNTTNETYAEWNFANGTAGPKYNCTGGATNNSFRNTGLATLPAAKPSWIRYAGDAGSPPEFGGGSESPSAGPVYRYNAASTSTTKWPQSFDGLFFAGEFGRGWIKPIHVNSDGSVGAIDASFPWNGKQVMDMAFGPDGALYVLDYGTGYFNGDANSALYRYDYVAGGNRAPTAVASANRTSGVAPLSVNFSSAGSSDPEGGALTYSWAFGDGTTSTAANPSKTYTANGSYTATLTVRDPQGATGTASVQIRVGNTAPTVTINGPVNGSLFSFGDTVPFSITVTDPEDGTIDCTKVRMTYVLGHDSHGHQITSRNGCSGSITIPVDGEHDYAANIFAIFDAEYTDAGGLTTHTQHTLQPRSRQAEHYKTSSGIATFDKAAAEGGKTVGNINNGDWIAFEPYRINNVTSFSARVSSAGSGGTLQVRAGSATGTVLGSATVPVTGAWDTFTTVTGTISNPPSGTTTLYLTFAGTGTGSLYDLDSFTFTTGSGGTGGTGPIVGLGGKCLDVRNAATADGTQIQIYTCNGTAAQTWTVTPNSTIRAFGKCLDVDGAGSADGTKIQLWTCNGSGAQNWSAQSNGTLRNPSSGKCLDVSSNSSADGQAVHLWTCHTGANQRWVLP; encoded by the coding sequence ATGCGCACCACCCGCCACCCCGCACGGTGGTCCACCAGCGCTTCGGCGCTGCTCCTGGTCGTCACAGCCGGCACCGTTGCCATTGCCGGCCCGACCCCGGCCCGCGCCCACCCCATCGTCGCCAGCGACTTCCAGCAGGTCACCCTCGCCAAGGGGGTGGCCGAGGTCGGTGAACCGATGACCCTCGCGGTGTTGCCGGACCGCTCGGTCCTGCACACCGCCCGCAACGGCACCGTGCGTCGCACCGATGCGGCCGGCACCACGACCGTGATCGGTACCGTATCGGTCTACACCCACGACGAGGAGGGTTTGCAGGGCATCGGCGTCGACCCGAACTTCGCCAGCAACCGGCACATCTTCCTCTACTACGCGCCGCCGCTGTCCACTCCGAGCGGCGACGCACCGGCCACCGCCAGCGACTTCTCCGCCTGGCAGGGAGTGAACCGGCTGTCCCGGTTCACCCTCAACGCCGACTTCACGCTCAACCAGTCCAGCAAGGTCGACGTCCTCGACGTGCCCGCCGACCGGGGCATGTGCTGCCACGTCGGCGGCGACATCGACTTCGACGCGGCGGGCAACCTGTACCTCTCCACCGGCGACGACACCAACCCGTTCGACTCGGGCGGCTACTCGCCGCTGGACGAGCGCACCAACCGCAACCCGGCGTACGACGCCCAGCGCAGCGCCGCCAACACCAACGACCTGCGCGGCAAGATCCTGCGCATCAAGGTCAACGCCAACGGGTCGTACTCGATCCCGGCCGGCAACATGTTCGCGCCCGGCACCGCCCGGACCCGCCCCGAGATCTACGCGATGGGCTTCCGCAACCCGTTCCGGATGAGCGTCGACAAGGCCACCGGCGTCGTCTACGTCGGCGACTACGGGCCGGACGCGGGCTCGACCTCCGCACGCGGGCCCAGCGGGCAGGTGGAGTTCAACCGGGTCACCGGGCCCGGCTTCTACGGCTGGCCGTACTGCACCGGCACCAACACCACAAACGAGACGTACGCCGAGTGGAACTTCGCCAACGGCACCGCCGGTCCGAAGTACAACTGCACCGGCGGCGCGACGAACAACTCGTTCCGCAACACCGGCCTGGCCACCCTGCCGGCCGCCAAGCCGTCCTGGATCCGCTACGCCGGTGACGCCGGCAGCCCGCCGGAGTTCGGCGGCGGCTCCGAGTCGCCGAGCGCCGGCCCGGTCTACCGCTACAACGCGGCGTCGACGTCGACCACCAAGTGGCCGCAGAGCTTCGACGGGCTCTTCTTCGCCGGTGAGTTCGGCCGGGGCTGGATCAAGCCGATCCACGTCAACAGCGACGGCTCGGTGGGCGCGATCGACGCGTCGTTCCCGTGGAACGGCAAGCAGGTCATGGACATGGCCTTCGGGCCGGACGGTGCGCTCTACGTGCTGGACTACGGCACCGGCTACTTCAACGGCGACGCCAACTCGGCGCTCTACCGTTACGACTACGTCGCCGGAGGCAACCGGGCACCCACGGCGGTCGCCTCGGCCAACCGGACCTCCGGGGTCGCCCCGTTGAGCGTGAACTTCTCCTCGGCCGGGTCGTCGGACCCGGAGGGTGGGGCGTTGACCTACTCGTGGGCGTTCGGTGACGGCACCACCTCCACGGCGGCCAACCCGAGCAAGACGTACACCGCCAACGGCAGCTACACCGCCACCCTGACCGTACGCGACCCGCAGGGCGCGACCGGCACCGCCAGCGTGCAGATCCGGGTCGGCAACACCGCGCCGACGGTCACCATCAACGGCCCGGTCAACGGATCGCTGTTCTCCTTCGGCGACACCGTGCCGTTCAGCATCACGGTGACCGACCCGGAGGACGGCACCATCGACTGCACCAAGGTCAGAATGACCTACGTGCTGGGCCACGACAGCCACGGCCACCAGATCACCTCACGCAACGGGTGCTCCGGTTCGATCACGATCCCGGTGGACGGGGAGCACGACTACGCGGCGAACATCTTCGCCATCTTCGACGCCGAGTACACCGATGCCGGCGGGCTGACCACCCACACCCAGCACACCCTCCAGCCCCGTAGCCGGCAGGCCGAGCACTACAAGACCTCCTCCGGCATCGCCACCTTCGACAAGGCGGCCGCCGAGGGCGGCAAGACCGTCGGCAACATCAACAACGGTGACTGGATCGCCTTCGAGCCGTACCGGATCAACAATGTGACGTCGTTCAGCGCCCGGGTCTCCTCGGCCGGCTCCGGCGGCACCCTCCAGGTGCGGGCCGGCTCGGCCACCGGCACCGTGCTCGGCTCGGCCACCGTCCCGGTCACCGGCGCCTGGGACACCTTCACCACGGTCACCGGCACCATCAGCAACCCGCCGTCCGGCACCACCACGCTCTACCTGACCTTCGCCGGCACCGGGACCGGCTCGCTCTACGACCTGGACTCGTTCACCTTCACCACCGGCAGCGGTGGTACGGGCGGAACCGGTCCGATCGTCGGCCTGGGCGGTAAGTGTCTGGACGTGCGTAACGCGGCGACGGCCGACGGTACGCAGATTCAGATCTACACCTGCAACGGTACGGCGGCGCAGACGTGGACGGTGACGCCGAACTCGACGATCCGGGCTTTCGGCAAGTGCCTCGACGTCGACGGTGCCGGCTCGGCTGACGGCACGAAGATCCAGTTGTGGACCTGTAACGGCAGTGGTGCGCAGAACTGGTCGGCGCAGTCCAACGGCACGTTGCGTAACCCGAGTTCGGGCAAGTGCCTGGACGTGTCGAGCAACAGCTCCGCCGACGGGCAGGCGGTGCACCTGTGGACCTGCCACACCGGCGCCAACCAGCGCTGGGTCCTGCCCTGA
- a CDS encoding polyprenyl synthetase family protein, producing the protein MTLAEAAVDSAGLRARFDAELTAFLDRQDPDWPDGAPRGVFTTLHRFVLAGGKRLRPLFCYWGWRGAGGPDGTPIVVAAAALELFHAFALIHDDILDGSDRRRGEPSVHRIFADLHARSSWRGDPEAYGRNTALLCGDLCAAWSDQMFHECGLSPDQVHQGYAVFALMRTEVIAGEYLDLVSGVGDGSVASALTVIRMKAARYTVTRPLQIGAALAGAPVELLDALAEFGDPLGDAFQLRDDVLGVFGDPAVTGKSVLDDLREGKPTVMMALARDAADRAQGARLRELFGNPDLDADGAAELREIIESTGARRKIEQMIQVRAEAGLAALEHTEVTADSRTALTELAAQAIDRQR; encoded by the coding sequence GTGACCCTCGCCGAGGCAGCTGTCGACTCCGCCGGGCTGCGGGCCCGCTTCGACGCCGAGCTGACCGCCTTCCTCGACCGGCAGGATCCGGACTGGCCGGACGGCGCGCCCCGAGGGGTCTTCACCACGTTGCACCGGTTCGTGCTGGCCGGCGGGAAGCGCCTGCGACCACTGTTCTGCTACTGGGGCTGGCGGGGCGCGGGCGGCCCGGACGGCACGCCGATCGTGGTCGCCGCCGCCGCGCTGGAGCTGTTCCACGCGTTCGCGCTGATCCACGACGACATCCTGGACGGCAGCGACCGCCGCCGGGGGGAGCCCTCGGTGCACCGGATCTTCGCCGACCTGCACGCCCGCTCGTCGTGGCGGGGTGACCCCGAGGCGTACGGACGCAACACCGCCCTGCTCTGTGGTGACCTCTGCGCCGCCTGGTCGGATCAGATGTTCCACGAGTGCGGGTTGAGCCCCGACCAGGTGCACCAGGGGTACGCCGTGTTCGCGCTGATGCGTACCGAGGTGATCGCGGGGGAGTACCTCGACCTGGTGTCCGGGGTGGGCGACGGCTCGGTGGCCAGTGCGCTCACGGTGATCCGGATGAAGGCGGCCCGCTACACGGTCACCCGGCCGTTGCAGATCGGCGCTGCGCTGGCGGGTGCGCCCGTCGAGCTGCTCGACGCGCTGGCCGAGTTCGGCGACCCGCTCGGGGACGCCTTCCAGCTCCGCGACGACGTGCTGGGGGTCTTCGGTGACCCGGCGGTCACCGGCAAGTCCGTACTTGACGATCTGCGCGAGGGCAAACCGACGGTGATGATGGCGCTGGCCCGCGATGCCGCCGACCGGGCGCAGGGTGCCCGGCTGCGTGAGCTGTTCGGCAATCCCGACCTGGACGCCGACGGCGCCGCCGAGCTGCGCGAGATCATCGAGAGCACCGGGGCACGCCGGAAGATCGAGCAGATGATCCAGGTCCGCGCCGAGGCCGGGTTGGCGGCGCTGGAACACACCGAGGTGACCGCGGACAGCCGGACCGCCCTGACGGAGCTGGCCGCCCAGGCCATCGACCGGCAGCGCTGA
- a CDS encoding nucleotide pyrophosphatase/phosphodiesterase family protein, whose amino-acid sequence MSRQLVVLDVVGLTPRLLAHMPRLRAVADTGFRAELGTVLPAVTCSVQSTFLTGALPVEHGIVGNGWYFRDLGEVLLWRQHNALVGGEKLWQAARRARPGYTVANVCWWYAMGADVNWTVTPRPVYYADGRKEPDCYTDPPQLHDALTDRLGTFPLFTYWGPGAGLPSSRWICRAAEQILAESSPDLTLVYVPHLDYDLQRFGPSSPRSAAAAAELDGVLAPLLDAAQARDATVVVLSEYGITEVSRPVDVNRLLRAEGLLRVHTQAGMEYLDPWTSRAFAVADHQVAHVYVRDPADVPAVMKLCAGLPGVAEVLDADGKAAHGLDHARAGELVLVAEPDAWFTYYYWLDDAGAPDFARLVEIHRKPGYDPAELFFDPAAPGAAKRRAGVALARKKLGMRYLMNVVGLDAGARAVRGSHGRLPADPADGPVLLCSDASVARDRIAATEVKGLLLELAGVEGR is encoded by the coding sequence ATGAGCAGGCAACTGGTGGTGCTCGACGTGGTGGGGTTGACGCCTCGGTTGCTGGCGCACATGCCCCGGCTGCGTGCGGTCGCCGACACCGGGTTCCGCGCCGAGTTGGGCACCGTGCTGCCGGCGGTGACCTGCTCGGTGCAGTCGACCTTCCTCACCGGCGCGCTACCCGTGGAACACGGCATCGTCGGCAACGGCTGGTACTTCCGGGATCTCGGCGAGGTGCTGCTCTGGCGGCAGCACAACGCGCTTGTCGGCGGGGAGAAGCTGTGGCAGGCCGCGCGCCGCGCCCGGCCCGGCTACACGGTGGCGAACGTCTGCTGGTGGTACGCGATGGGCGCGGACGTGAACTGGACGGTCACACCCCGACCTGTCTACTACGCCGACGGTCGCAAGGAGCCGGACTGCTACACGGATCCGCCGCAACTGCACGACGCGCTCACCGACCGGCTCGGCACCTTCCCGCTGTTCACCTACTGGGGACCGGGTGCGGGCCTGCCGTCGTCCCGTTGGATCTGCCGGGCGGCCGAGCAGATCCTCGCCGAGTCGTCGCCCGACCTGACCCTGGTCTACGTGCCGCACCTGGACTACGACCTGCAACGGTTCGGCCCGTCGTCGCCCCGGTCCGCCGCCGCGGCGGCGGAACTCGACGGCGTGCTCGCGCCGCTGCTGGACGCCGCGCAGGCCCGCGACGCGACCGTGGTGGTGCTGTCGGAGTACGGCATCACCGAGGTGTCCCGTCCGGTGGACGTGAACCGGTTGCTGCGCGCCGAGGGGCTGCTCCGGGTGCACACCCAGGCGGGCATGGAGTACCTCGACCCGTGGACCTCTCGCGCCTTCGCGGTGGCCGACCACCAGGTCGCGCACGTGTACGTGCGCGACCCGGCCGACGTGCCGGCGGTGATGAAGCTCTGCGCCGGCCTGCCCGGGGTGGCCGAGGTGCTCGACGCCGACGGCAAGGCGGCACACGGGTTGGACCATGCACGCGCCGGTGAGCTGGTGCTGGTGGCCGAGCCGGACGCCTGGTTCACGTACTACTACTGGCTGGACGACGCGGGTGCGCCCGACTTCGCCCGGCTGGTGGAGATCCACCGTAAGCCCGGGTACGACCCGGCGGAGCTGTTCTTCGACCCGGCCGCGCCGGGCGCGGCGAAGCGCCGCGCCGGGGTCGCGCTGGCCCGCAAGAAGCTCGGCATGCGGTACCTGATGAACGTGGTCGGGTTGGATGCCGGCGCGCGGGCGGTCCGGGGCTCACACGGACGGCTGCCCGCCGATCCGGCCGACGGGCCGGTGCTGCTCTGCTCCGACGCGTCGGTGGCCCGGGACCGGATAGCGGCCACGGAGGTGAAGGGGCTGCTGCTGGAACTGGCCGGAGTGGAGGGACGGTGA
- the eboE gene encoding metabolite traffic protein EboE, with translation MRLRHAGGRTVHLGYCTNVHPAEDLAGIVAQLDTYAVPVRETLGADPLGLGLWLAAPVAAELAADPAARRRLRTELTVRGLEVVTLNGFPYAAFQAPVVKGAVYRPDWTTHERLGYTLDLARVLADLLPDDAARGSVSTLPLAWRTPWDRSHADAARRRLDQLASGLAAVERETGRPVRVGFEPEPGCVVESTPQAVAALSGMDTDRLGICLDLAHLACAWEEPAAALERLAVAGLPVVKVQVSAALEAADPAADAAALRRWVEPRFLHQTRTAGCATATAPTTATAPAGGPRAADPADPSWAADDLDVALDAALPGPWRVHYHVPLHAPPEPPLGSTLPVLRAALTALFAGADAGCDHLDVETYTWGVLPAARRPRTDAELAAGIADELAFTRDELVALGLTPLAEAVTA, from the coding sequence ATGCGGCTGCGGCACGCCGGTGGGCGCACCGTCCACCTCGGTTACTGCACAAACGTGCACCCCGCCGAGGACCTCGCCGGCATCGTCGCCCAACTCGACACCTACGCGGTGCCGGTCCGCGAGACGCTCGGTGCCGATCCGCTCGGGCTGGGCCTGTGGCTGGCCGCCCCGGTGGCCGCCGAACTGGCCGCCGACCCGGCCGCCCGTCGCCGGTTGCGCACCGAGCTGACCGTACGCGGGCTGGAGGTGGTCACCCTCAACGGCTTCCCGTACGCGGCCTTCCAGGCGCCGGTGGTCAAGGGCGCGGTGTACCGGCCGGACTGGACCACGCACGAGCGGCTCGGGTACACCCTCGACCTGGCCCGGGTCTTGGCCGACCTGCTGCCCGACGACGCCGCCCGTGGCTCGGTCTCCACCCTGCCACTGGCCTGGCGCACGCCGTGGGACCGCAGCCACGCGGACGCCGCCCGTCGCCGACTCGACCAGCTCGCCAGCGGACTCGCCGCCGTCGAGCGGGAGACCGGCCGGCCGGTGCGGGTCGGTTTCGAGCCGGAGCCCGGCTGCGTGGTGGAGAGCACCCCGCAGGCGGTCGCCGCCCTGTCCGGAATGGACACCGATCGGCTCGGAATCTGCCTGGATCTGGCCCACCTCGCCTGCGCCTGGGAGGAGCCCGCCGCCGCCCTGGAGCGGCTGGCCGTCGCCGGCCTGCCGGTGGTCAAGGTGCAGGTGTCCGCCGCGCTGGAGGCGGCCGACCCGGCCGCCGACGCCGCCGCCCTGCGCCGCTGGGTCGAGCCGCGTTTCCTGCACCAGACCCGCACCGCCGGCTGCGCCACCGCCACCGCGCCGACCACCGCCACCGCGCCGGCCGGTGGGCCGCGGGCTGCCGATCCGGCGGATCCGAGCTGGGCGGCCGACGATCTCGACGTCGCTCTGGACGCCGCGCTGCCCGGGCCATGGCGGGTGCACTACCACGTGCCACTGCACGCCCCACCCGAACCACCGCTGGGCTCGACCCTGCCGGTGCTGCGCGCCGCGCTGACCGCGCTCTTCGCCGGTGCGGATGCCGGCTGCGACCACCTCGACGTCGAGACGTACACCTGGGGGGTGCTGCCGGCCGCACGGCGCCCGCGCACCGACGCGGAGCTGGCCGCCGGAATCGCGGACGAACTGGCCTTCACCCGGGACGAGCTGGTCGCCCTCGGGCTGACCCCGTTAGCTGAGGCGGTGACAGCATGA
- a CDS encoding TatD family hydrolase, with protein sequence MRIFDPHIHMTSRTTDDYERMAAAGVRAVVEPAFWLGQPRTNVGSFTDYFDSLIGWEPFRAGQFGIRHHATIALNPKEANDRRCRPVLDELPRYLEKDGVVAVGEIGYDSMTPEEDDAFAAQLALAVAHDLPAMVHTPHRDKARGVERSLAVVAESGIAPQRVVLDHLNETTVKLVRDTGCWLGFSIYPDTKMSPPRMVELLRAYGTERMLVNSAADWGRSDPLLTRATGEAMLLAGFTDDDVDRVLWRNPVEFYGQSGRLDLSDDDLAEPTFAGNSILRGGS encoded by the coding sequence ATGCGGATCTTCGACCCGCACATCCACATGACGTCGCGGACCACCGACGACTACGAGCGGATGGCCGCCGCCGGCGTCCGGGCGGTGGTGGAGCCGGCGTTCTGGCTGGGCCAGCCGCGCACCAACGTCGGCTCGTTCACCGACTACTTCGACTCGTTAATCGGGTGGGAACCGTTCCGGGCCGGGCAGTTCGGCATCCGTCATCACGCCACGATCGCGCTCAACCCGAAGGAGGCCAACGACAGGCGTTGCCGGCCGGTGCTCGACGAACTGCCCCGCTACCTGGAGAAGGACGGCGTGGTGGCGGTCGGCGAGATCGGGTACGACTCGATGACCCCCGAGGAGGACGACGCCTTCGCCGCCCAGCTCGCCCTGGCCGTGGCGCACGACCTGCCGGCGATGGTGCACACTCCGCACCGGGACAAGGCCCGGGGTGTCGAACGCAGCCTGGCCGTGGTCGCCGAGTCCGGCATCGCGCCGCAGCGGGTGGTGCTCGACCACCTCAACGAGACGACAGTGAAACTGGTCCGGGACACCGGCTGCTGGCTCGGCTTCTCCATCTATCCGGACACCAAGATGTCGCCGCCGCGAATGGTCGAGCTGCTCAGGGCGTACGGGACCGAACGGATGCTTGTCAACTCGGCCGCCGACTGGGGACGCTCCGACCCGCTGCTCACCCGGGCCACCGGCGAGGCGATGCTGCTCGCCGGTTTCACCGACGACGACGTCGACCGGGTGCTGTGGCGTAATCCTGTCGAGTTCTACGGGCAGTCCGGGCGGCTCGACCTGTCCGACGACGACCTTGCCGAGCCGACCTTCGCCGGCAACTCGATCCTGCGCGGCGGCAGCTGA
- a CDS encoding EboA domain-containing protein produces MTVDELRAALRGVPDPDWLATALDRVAAEPTAIARFFPAAGRRCGRHDLPDLPGWTADEAARALLLASLPADHAEQAETLYRTGDAAEKRAVLKALPLLPIGAAGVPLLHDAIRTNDTRLVAAALGPYARHLDPSAWRQAVLKCVFTDVSLGVVADLDARADGELAQMLAALAAERRAAGRSMPADATELLDRLTAASQPQPREV; encoded by the coding sequence ATGACAGTGGACGAGCTGCGGGCGGCCCTGCGGGGCGTACCCGATCCGGACTGGTTGGCCACGGCCCTGGACCGCGTCGCGGCCGAACCCACCGCCATCGCGCGGTTCTTCCCGGCGGCCGGCCGTCGCTGCGGCCGACACGACCTGCCCGACCTGCCCGGTTGGACCGCCGACGAGGCCGCCCGGGCCCTGCTGCTGGCCAGCCTGCCCGCCGACCACGCCGAGCAGGCCGAGACGCTCTACCGCACCGGGGACGCCGCCGAGAAGCGGGCCGTGCTCAAGGCGCTGCCGTTGTTGCCGATCGGCGCGGCCGGAGTGCCGCTGCTGCACGATGCGATCCGCACCAACGACACCCGGTTGGTGGCCGCGGCCCTCGGCCCGTACGCCCGCCACCTCGACCCGTCGGCCTGGCGGCAGGCGGTGCTCAAGTGCGTTTTCACCGACGTGTCGCTGGGGGTGGTGGCCGACCTCGACGCCCGCGCCGACGGGGAACTGGCGCAGATGCTCGCCGCGCTGGCCGCCGAGCGCCGGGCCGCCGGTCGGAGCATGCCCGCCGACGCCACCGAACTGCTGGATCGGCTCACCGCCGCCAGCCAGCCCCAGCCCAGGGAGGTGTGA
- a CDS encoding sugar phosphate isomerase/epimerase family protein — MTAATAPDGLRFGYGTNGFANHRLDDALAVIADLGYAGVALTLDHDHLDPFAPGLAGRVDAVARRLAELGLGLVIETGARFLLDPWHKHAPTLLHDDPALRIEFLRRAVAIGADLGAEAVSFWAGVRPGTVTPAVAWDRLVAGCATVIEAAEAVGVTLGFEPEPGMLVEDIADWRRLHTALGSPARLGITLDIGHCRCLEPQAVPDCVRDIAAHLVNVQIDDMRRGVHEHLEFGAGEIDFPPVLAALREIGYRGLVAVELPRHSHAAPTVAARSLDFLRNAAARHTLCSASTGAPPGVRYPDNHRRVE; from the coding sequence ATGACGGCCGCCACCGCCCCCGACGGACTGCGCTTCGGGTACGGAACCAACGGCTTCGCCAACCACCGCCTCGACGACGCGCTCGCGGTCATCGCCGATCTCGGTTACGCAGGTGTCGCCCTCACCCTGGACCACGACCACCTCGACCCGTTCGCGCCCGGGCTGGCGGGGCGCGTCGACGCCGTCGCTCGCCGGCTCGCCGAACTCGGCCTCGGCCTGGTGATCGAGACCGGCGCGCGGTTCCTGCTCGACCCCTGGCACAAGCACGCCCCGACGCTGCTGCACGACGACCCCGCGCTCCGGATCGAGTTCCTGCGCCGGGCGGTGGCCATCGGCGCGGATCTCGGCGCCGAGGCGGTCTCGTTCTGGGCCGGTGTCCGGCCGGGCACGGTCACCCCGGCGGTGGCCTGGGACCGCCTGGTCGCCGGCTGCGCCACCGTGATCGAGGCGGCCGAGGCCGTCGGGGTGACGCTGGGCTTCGAGCCGGAACCGGGGATGCTTGTCGAGGACATCGCCGACTGGCGTCGCCTGCACACCGCCCTCGGCTCGCCCGCCCGCCTCGGCATCACTCTCGACATCGGACACTGCCGTTGCCTGGAGCCGCAGGCGGTGCCCGACTGCGTCCGTGACATCGCCGCACACCTGGTGAACGTGCAGATCGACGACATGCGGCGGGGGGTGCACGAGCACCTGGAGTTCGGTGCCGGCGAGATCGACTTTCCGCCGGTGCTGGCCGCGCTGCGCGAGATCGGCTACCGGGGCCTGGTGGCGGTCGAGTTGCCCCGGCACTCGCACGCCGCTCCCACCGTCGCCGCCCGCTCGCTGGATTTCCTGCGCAACGCCGCCGCGCGGCACACCCTTTGCTCTGCTTCAACCGGCGCACCACCAGGCGTCCGCTATCCGGACAACCACCGACGCGTGGAGTGA
- a CDS encoding SCO3242 family prenyltransferase: MPRVADLAELVRAPAALSVPGDVIAGAAAAGSLGPRTPALAAASVLLYWAGMAANDWADRELDAVERPERPIPSGRVGPGLAVGLAAGLTVAGVGLAAAAGGRRATAVALPLAAAVWGYDLAAKNTAAGPAMMATCRGLDVLLGAAGGRTARALPAAVTVAVHTWTVTALSRREVSGTDRALPLRTLAGTALIAASAALPPGRPLTTSAIRTGGPGESGRRAPVVRTDGRRAGDVGHGRRALGSAAAALPAVLAGWYATRYGTAQARVAAEPTAARVRAAVGAGITGLPALQGALTARVGSGLLGLAVAAAAPLGRRLARKVSPT, translated from the coding sequence ATGCCGCGCGTGGCTGACCTGGCCGAGCTGGTCCGCGCCCCGGCCGCGCTCTCGGTACCCGGGGACGTGATCGCCGGTGCCGCCGCGGCGGGCAGCCTCGGTCCGCGTACCCCCGCCCTCGCCGCCGCGTCGGTGCTGCTGTACTGGGCCGGCATGGCCGCCAACGACTGGGCCGACCGCGAGCTGGACGCCGTGGAACGCCCCGAGCGGCCGATACCGAGCGGCCGGGTCGGTCCCGGCCTCGCGGTCGGCCTCGCCGCCGGTCTCACCGTGGCCGGCGTCGGGCTCGCCGCCGCAGCCGGCGGCCGGCGGGCCACCGCCGTGGCGTTGCCGCTCGCCGCCGCCGTCTGGGGGTACGACCTGGCGGCCAAGAACACCGCCGCCGGCCCCGCCATGATGGCCACCTGCCGAGGGCTGGACGTGCTACTCGGTGCCGCCGGAGGCCGGACGGCGCGGGCGTTGCCGGCCGCGGTCACCGTCGCCGTGCACACCTGGACCGTCACCGCGTTGTCCCGTCGGGAGGTCAGCGGCACCGACCGCGCCCTGCCGCTGCGTACCCTCGCCGGCACCGCCCTGATCGCGGCGAGCGCCGCGCTGCCGCCCGGCCGGCCGCTCACCACGAGCGCCATCCGGACCGGTGGCCCGGGGGAGTCCGGCCGGCGCGCACCTGTCGTCCGCACCGACGGTCGGCGAGCCGGCGACGTCGGGCACGGTCGGCGTGCCCTCGGCAGCGCGGCGGCGGCGCTGCCCGCCGTCCTCGCCGGCTGGTACGCCACCCGCTACGGCACCGCGCAGGCCCGGGTGGCGGCCGAGCCGACCGCCGCGCGGGTCCGTGCGGCGGTGGGCGCCGGTATCACCGGCCTGCCCGCGTTGCAGGGGGCGCTGACCGCCCGCGTCGGGTCCGGTCTGCTCGGACTGGCGGTGGCGGCGGCCGCGCCGTTGGGCCGGCGGCTGGCCCGGAAGGTCTCACCGACATGA